The Stigmatella ashevillena genomic sequence GGCCCGGTGAAGTCGAGCGTCAGCCGGAGGCCATCCTCGGCGACGGAGAAGTTGGCCGGGTAGACCTCGAAGTCGGCCGGCGGGGTGAACGCCGTGATCGGCACGATTTGCTTGCCGAGGGTGGCGCTCGACCACCGCAGGTACATGTTCGCGCCGCCGACGTCCTGGAACATCTCCAGCCGGAAGTCGTGGGTCTCGCCTGCGACGAGGTGCACCGGTGCGCTTTGTTGCTCAATGTCCCAATCGCCGACCCAGTGATCAATCACCGGTGCGCCATCGAGGAGCATCCGGAAGCCATTGTCGCCGATCGCGAAGAACGTGTAGTCGCCAGTCTCCGGCGCGGTGAGACGGCCCGTCCACCGGGCCGTGGTGTGCTCGGTGCGGCCGGTCAACGACTGGAACATGCCCGTCAGATCAGTGAAGTGGACGTTCGACTCCAGGGCAACCCCGCCGAGCTGCGCGAAGTCACGGGCGCCGGGCGCTGACATCCGGAAGTACTCGCCCTTGAGGCCGTGCACCACCTCTGGGGTCGATGCGTCCGGAGTCGATGCGTCCGGAGTCGACGCATCCGGAGTCGATGCGTCCGGAGTCGATGCATCCGGAGTCGATGCATCTGGAGTCGATGCATCTGGAGTCGATGCGTCCGGAGTCGATGCATCCGGAGTCGATGCATCTGGAGTCGACTCGTCCGGGTCCGACGAGCAGCCGATCAAGGGATGGATCAGCACGGAGGAGAGTAAAAGCAGGGTCAGGGTGTGCGACCTGAACGCAGGGCGTGACATGGCGTCCCTTCTGGATCGTTCTTGAAATGTGGGTGGGGTGAGACGCCGGAAAGCTTGGGCGGCAAACGACCCGAATGTCTACGACGAAGGCCACCTGAGGAGAGCGAGCAGGCTGGCATGAACAGAGAGCCTAATGCTGGTTTTGCGGCAGGCCGTCCCCAATCTCGTAGTAGTCGCCCTTGTCGGCCACGTGGATGTGCATCGCGAGCCGAGTGCCGGTGGGCAGATCAAATGCGCCCATGGCAATGGAGATCGTGTCCTTTTTGAGGGGGTCCCAGAAGAGTGAAGAGCCGCATGTGGAACAGAAACCGCGTTGCACCTTTTCGGAAGAGCGGAACCAGGTGAGATGGTCGGCGCCGTGGATCGTCAGGGCAGCGCGGGAGACATCGGTGGACGCCCAGAAATGGCCCGAGTGCTTGCGGCATTGCGAGCAATGGCAGGCATCGGGTGGATGCAAAGCCCCGGTGACCTCGAAACGAACGGCTCCGCAAAGGCAGGATCCTTGGTGCATCGTGCACTCCTTTCCGCCCCGAGTGGGCGGCGCTCTCGTACTTCAAGTGGATGACGCAGCGAGCAATGCGCAGCGCCACCACCCGTCGGTTGCATCCAGCGTCGCCGGTATTTATAACCCGGCCCGTTCTGCCACCCAGCGCCTCGATGGCGGCACCTCCCCGTGCCGTAGGGCGTTCGGTGTGGTGCGCCTTGGTGACAGCTCCCACGCCGGACCCTCGTCGCCGGGAGCTGACGCCCATGAACATCAGGGATTTTTGCCGGACTCACTTCAGGCATTTCAACGCGGCCGCACTGGTAGATGCGGCGGATGGCTACCTCCGTCACGTGGATTCAGGCGGAAAGATGCTCGTCACACTCGCGGGCGCGATGAGCACTGCGGAGCTGGGCATTTCGCTGGCGGAGATGATCCGGACGGAGAAGGTTCACGCCATCTGCTGCACGGGCGCGAACTTGGAGGAGGACCTCTTCAATCTCGTCGCTCACGCATTCTACGAGCGCGTGCCCCACTACCGCGATCTCACTCCGAAGGATGAGGAGGCGCTGCTCCAGCGGCACATGAACCGGGTGACCGACACCTGCATCCCGGAGATGGAAGCCATGCGCCGCATCGAGACCGCGGTCCTGGAGGAATGGCTCGCGGCCGACCAGAGCGGCCGTCGGCATTTTCCCCATGAATTCCTCTACCGCGTGTTGCGTGGAGGCCAACTGGCCGGGAGCTACCAGATTGATCCCAAGGACAGCTGGCTGCTCGCGGCATGCGAGAGGAACCTGCCCCTCTGGGTGCCGGGCTGGGAGGACTCCACGCTCGGTAACATGTACGCGGGCCACTGCATCTCTGGAGATGTGAAGAACGTTCACACCGTCCGCACGGGCATTGAGTACATGGCTTCGCTCGCGGACTGGTACACGGAGACCGCGCCCCAAAGCCCTGTGGGGTTCTTCCAGATCGGCGGCGGCATCGCCGGAGATTTCCCCATCTGCGTGGTGCCCATGCTGCACCAGGATCTCAGGAGAACGGGCGTCCCGCTCTGGGGCTACTTTTGCCAGATCAGCGACTCGACGACGAGCTATGGTTCGTACTCAGGGGCGGTGCCCAACGAAAAGATCACCTGGGGCAAGCTCGGCATCGACACGCCCAAGTACATCGTGGAAAGCGATGCGTCCATCGTAGCGCCGCTCATCTTTGCCTACGTGCTCAATCAGTAGACACACTGTTGATTTCCAAGGAGGACACACATGAGTGGAGAAATCGTTTTCTATCACAACCCGCAGTCGCGGGCGCAGATGGCCCATTGGATGCTGCATGAGGTGGGGGCGCCCTTCCGCGTCGTGCGCATCGACTTCGAGAAGCAAGAGAACAAGACCCCGGAGTTCCTCGCCATCAACCCGATGGGCAAGCTGCCGACGCTGGTCCATGACGGCACCGTCGTCACCGAGACGGCGGCGATCATTGCCTATCTCGCCGATGCGTTCCCCCAGGCGGGCCTGGCTCCTCCTCCGGGTGACAAGCGCCGGGGCACTTACTTCCGCTGGCTCTTCTTCGGAGCGGGCTGTTTCGAGCCCGCGCTCCTCGACACCATGTTGAAACGAGCGCCCGTCGAGCGAAAGGGGACCCTCGGCTACGGCAGCTACGAGGATACGATCGGCGCGCTCAAGACCATGCTCGCCCAAGGCCCCTACATCCTCGGGGACCAGTTCAGCGCGGCGGATGTCTACGTTGGCTCCGAGATCAGCTGGGCCGCATCGTTCAAGGCTCCTGGACTGGATGCGCCCCTCTTCAAGGACTACGTGGCGCGCATCACGGCGCGTCCCGCTTATAAGCGGGCGGCGAGCGCCGACGGCCGCACGGCCTGACAGGGCCTTCCCGCCGTATTCCAGAGTAGAGTCCGGGACGTCCGCGGCGGAGCTCCTTCCCGCCGCGGAGGGAGGCTTGGGTAATGGCAGACCACGATGCGCCAAAGTCCCCGGCGGCGTTCAAGGATCATTTCTCCACCCATGCGTCCGGCTACGCCGCGCACAGGCCCACGTATCCGCGTGCGCTGGTGGATGCGCTCGCCAACGTCGCCCCGGACACACGGGTCGCGCTCGACTGCGGGTGCGGGACCGGCCAGCTCTCCGTGTTGTTGGCGGAACGCTTCGCGCACGTCGTCGCCACCGACGCCAGCGCTGGCCAGATAGACCATGCCCGCCCGCATCCCCAGGTGAAGTACCGCGTGGCGAAGGCGGAGCACAGCGGGCTGCCCGCATCCAGTGTGGACCTCGTCACCGTGGCCCAGGCCGCGCACTGGCTGGACCTGGAGCCGTTCTATGAAGAGGTGCGCCGCGTGGCCCGGCCCGGTGCCATCCTGGCGCTCATCACCTATGGCGTGCTGCACGTCGAGGGCGACGTGGACGAGCAGGTCCAGCGTTTTTACTGGGACACCGTCGGCCCGCACTGGCCACCCGAGCGCCGCCACGTTGAGGACGGCTACCGCTCCCTGCCTTTTCCCTTCGCGGAAGTCCCCGTGCCCCCGGTGACCATGGAGGTGCTCTGGAGGAGGGAGGATCTGCTGGGCTATGTGGATACGTGGTCAGCGATGCGGGCCTTGGAGAAGGCTGCCGGGCGCGAACCTTTCGATGCTTTCGCCTCCGCACTCGCCCAGTCCTGGGGCCCTTCCGAGCAACGCCGCAGGGTTCGCTGGCCCCTGGCATTGCGCGTGGGCCGTGTGTCGACCTGATGCTCCATCTGGCTCTGAGTTGCCTCCAAGGCCGCCCCATGCAATCCGCTGCCGAAGAATTGCTCGCCCTGGGGGGCGAGGGCCTGCAGTTGACGCCCGGCAACGTCCCCACCGAAGGTTTCGAAGGCTTCCTGGAGGGACTGCGAGAGAAGGAAGTGTCCCTGCGCACGCATCACGGCTTTACGCCCCAGGCTCTGCGCACCCCGGTCTGGTCGCCTGACGCGGAGTGCTTGGTGGACTCCCGTTCCGTGCATCCGCCTCGGGATGTGGACGCGGCCCGGGATGCCTGGGTCCGGCGCGCGGAGGATGGCGGCTTCCAGGGGTGTGTCCTGGAAACCATGTATCCCGGCTACCTGCTGGGCACAGGTGAGGCACTGCTGTGGGCCATGGACCTCCGGCTCCGGCTGGCGGTGGACATCGCCCACTTGCACATCCAGCACGCCTCGGGGCGGCTGCCCGGACACGTCTGGCGGCGGTTGCAGGACCACCTCGACATCGAGGAAGTGCACGTATCCGCCAATCCAGGCGACCGCGATGCGCACCAACCGTTGACGCTCGGCACGTTCGGTCTGGAGTGGGCGCAGGAGCGGCTGGCGCAGGGCACCCCGGTCATCCTGGAGTGTTACATGCACCGCCTGTCCAAGGACGCACGCCGGAGTCAGCTCGACCTGCTGCGAGGCCATTCATGAGTCTGTCCAAGTACACACCGGAAGAGACTGCGGCCCTGCGCGAGCAGGTGCTGAAGCAACGGGTGGAACCGCTGGTCCAGCAGTGGTTCGACAAGACGCCCCCGCTGCGTTCCGCCACCCTGATGTTGGCCCAGTTCTGGGATGACGAGGCGGATGACGCCGTGCACGCCAGGCTCGTTCTCTCCGAACGGGATACCCCGGACGTGGAAGCTGCTTCCCGGGCGGATGGAGCGGATCCGGTGAACCTCCCCCACGCGATCGACGAAGACACGTGGTACGCGCTGTTCGACGCCTACGTTCACCATTGGCCCAGCAATGGGGATGCCATTCCCCTCTTCGCCGCGTTCACGCGCGAAGGCTGTCATCAGGACATGACGCTGGCGGAGGCGTACACGCCCTACGCCCATTTTCGCCGCACCCCCCAGGGGTTCACGACCGAGGTGGTCGGGACGATGCTCCGCCCCTGGTTGGAGGGCGTCCGCCCATCGTGGGAGATGGGATGACCTCTGCGGAGCATCCTGGAGGACTCAATACGCTTGGTACAGTTCGGCCTGCCCGATCTGGTACGCCGCTCGGGCTGTCGTCAGGACGAAATACAAGCCGTAGCCGACGACGGTGACAACCAGGAGCTCGTCCTGGTAGGAGATCGAGCCTGCCGCTTCGGTGGCAGTGCCGATGTTCACGGCGAGATTGCTGACGAGCTTCGTCGAGTCCTTCCAGAAGCCGTGGTAGTTGGGCACGTCATCCCCGGTGAGCACGACGAGTTCGAGGATGTAACTCGTCACCGAAGAGATGATGCCATAAACGCCGTCAATGAGCCCGAGGCAAGCTCCGCAGTTGCCGGCGGCGATGGCGGCGGGCCCAAGGGACGGCTTGAAGATCGCGCCGCCGGCGAGCGTGGCGGAGGTGCAGGCGGTGAGTGCACACAAGGCGTCAAGCACCCACTTGCCGCGATCGAAGCCCTGCTGCAATCGCGCATTGTCAGTCGGAAAGGCCGTGGCCCAACCGAGCGTATAGAGCGCGGCCTCGATGGCACTGGCGCCGGCGGCGACACGGTCTGCCTTACTCTCGGCTGCGATCAGCGCAGTGGGCGCGGCGAGCAAGATGCCGCCGGAAGCGATGAGGTTCACGATGCCGCCGACTTGCGAGTACGTGATGAATCCCTCGTCCTGGTCGAGCGACGAGCTCGTATCGACCGCGAGCACGAGCGGCGAGAAGGTTTCCGGCAACGCCAAGAAGCTGGGCAGCTGACCGCCCGGGAAAGGCGCGCTGCCACGCAGCAGCTTGTAGAAGATCGTCGACGGGATGGCCAGGAGCAGTGCGAGCGCGTCGAGCACGGTGGGATCGCTGCCGTCGGTGACCCAGCGGTAGAGCCCCGACAGGAGCGGGATGTTGATGACCTTCGTCAGCGTGTCCTCGGCGACCGAGATCAGGTCGCCCATCACGGCGCAGGCCCCCGTGAGCACATCCCGGATGGTGGCAAGGATCGTCGCGGCGGCGTCGGTGAGCAGCAGGGTCGCGAGATTTGACAGGGTGAGCTGCCCGGCCTTGTAGAGGTCCACCACGCCTTCGACGAGAGCCTGGATGCCGGCGCCGACGTCCTTCACGGCAGTGATGACGGTGTTCATGAAGTCGATGATCGCCTGCGCGATGTCTCCGCCGGGGATGGGGTCGGCCTGGAGGATCCCTCCATGTGCGAGCTGATAGCTGGCGAAGCTGCCCCCAGGGCTGCTCATGAAGGCGGCTTGGGTCTCGAACGATTGCGAGCGTGCCGCTTCGGGGCTCTGCCCGGGCAGCGTGGCCAGATTGGTATCGCCACTCTGGGCGATGGCCGACGACGAGGCCAACGCTGGCAGCTGCGCGATCAATTCGTTGAAGAACGCCTCGATTTGCGGCCCAGCGCCGCTCAGCTTCGACGAGAGCGCCCGGAGACCCTTCAGGCTCGCCTCGCGCAACACGGTGTGTGTGTCGAGGATGTCGTCCCACGAAAAGAGGAATCCGATGAGTTCGATCAGGTCCTCGATGACGAGGGCCAGTTGCTGGAAGAGCCAGCTCACCAGTTGCATCACCTCGCTGATCGTTCGGATCACGAAGGTCAACACCTGCTCGCCGATCTGTACGAAGAACTTCAGCAGGGAGGTGGCACCCTCGACGATGGGCTCGATCACATAGTTGTAGAGGGCTTGGCCGGCGGCTTCGAGTGCTTGCAAGACGTCGCCTGCGGCGGTCTCGATGGCGTTCGTCACGTCGGAGATCACTCCAAACGAGACCGTCCGGGAGAGGCGGGCGTTGGACCCCCCTGCCACGGCGGCGGTACTGGGGGAGCTGTCTCCGCTGGCGGGTGAACCGTCTTGAGGCAGGCTGTCGGCGGCAGAGAGCAGTTGCCTCAAGGAATCCTGAAGCTGAGTGACCCGTGTGGGATCGGTGCCAGGGGGGATGATGGGAGTGCCG encodes the following:
- a CDS encoding pentapeptide repeat-containing protein: MPVRSVKWTFDSRATPPSCAKSRAPGADIRKYSPLRPCTTSGVDASGVDASGVDASGVDASGVDASGVDASGVDASGVDASGVDASGVDASGVDSSGSDEQPIKGWISTEESKSRVRVCDLNAGRDMASLLDRS
- a CDS encoding GFA family protein produces the protein MHQGSCLCGAVRFEVTGALHPPDACHCSQCRKHSGHFWASTDVSRAALTIHGADHLTWFRSSEKVQRGFCSTCGSSLFWDPLKKDTISIAMGAFDLPTGTRLAMHIHVADKGDYYEIGDGLPQNQH
- a CDS encoding deoxyhypusine synthase family protein, coding for MNIRDFCRTHFRHFNAAALVDAADGYLRHVDSGGKMLVTLAGAMSTAELGISLAEMIRTEKVHAICCTGANLEEDLFNLVAHAFYERVPHYRDLTPKDEEALLQRHMNRVTDTCIPEMEAMRRIETAVLEEWLAADQSGRRHFPHEFLYRVLRGGQLAGSYQIDPKDSWLLAACERNLPLWVPGWEDSTLGNMYAGHCISGDVKNVHTVRTGIEYMASLADWYTETAPQSPVGFFQIGGGIAGDFPICVVPMLHQDLRRTGVPLWGYFCQISDSTTSYGSYSGAVPNEKITWGKLGIDTPKYIVESDASIVAPLIFAYVLNQ
- a CDS encoding glutathione S-transferase family protein, producing MSGEIVFYHNPQSRAQMAHWMLHEVGAPFRVVRIDFEKQENKTPEFLAINPMGKLPTLVHDGTVVTETAAIIAYLADAFPQAGLAPPPGDKRRGTYFRWLFFGAGCFEPALLDTMLKRAPVERKGTLGYGSYEDTIGALKTMLAQGPYILGDQFSAADVYVGSEISWAASFKAPGLDAPLFKDYVARITARPAYKRAASADGRTA
- a CDS encoding class I SAM-dependent methyltransferase; its protein translation is MADHDAPKSPAAFKDHFSTHASGYAAHRPTYPRALVDALANVAPDTRVALDCGCGTGQLSVLLAERFAHVVATDASAGQIDHARPHPQVKYRVAKAEHSGLPASSVDLVTVAQAAHWLDLEPFYEEVRRVARPGAILALITYGVLHVEGDVDEQVQRFYWDTVGPHWPPERRHVEDGYRSLPFPFAEVPVPPVTMEVLWRREDLLGYVDTWSAMRALEKAAGREPFDAFASALAQSWGPSEQRRRVRWPLALRVGRVST